A stretch of DNA from Plasmodium brasilianum strain Bolivian I chromosome 3, whole genome shotgun sequence:
TAATTCCATgctatttgtaatttttttaaagtgtttttatttttactctttagaatatatttaaatatttttttaaaaatataaaattttgcaCTAAATAAGTATTTTTCTCCATCAGTTGCAGGAGAAAAAAGTAATTCCGAATTTgtgtaaaaatgaaaaagaaaaagtgtaaatttgtataatgcgcttttttaaaaacatatatttttaagggAAGATGAAGACTAGATGTTTTAATTGTCTTCCTAGTTATATGTACAACAGTTAATGTAAGAATTAATTAGCTAATACCAGAACCAGAAtggcatttttttttttttttttttttttttggcattatttgcaaataaaaaaaaacaattgtGTGAGTACTTGTTTGTCCAGAATACTTTTGCtctctttttgttttacagTTTTTTACTCCTTTTTACTGTATGCGGCTGTGTGTATAGTTCGTACTTGGCTCCATGTCtaataagatatatatatgttataatatttctcattatatatgtactataTTATAACGTGTTTCACAGTACCAGTTACATAAAACTTGTAGATTATTTACTTGCTTCATATTGTGTATGCTAACcgttacataaatatttttttttttttttttttttttgtttttaaattcaatattattgttacacTTAACATATGTTAatctttttatgtataatcaTAGAAACAACCCTTTAGtgaaattttcaaaaaggGTATCTACAAATGTACGGttaactcttttttttttttttttttttttttttttcatccccTCTCTCCtcatattttctcttttttgtaattatattattatatacaaaactgaaaattttttctttttttttttttttacttcttatTCTTTTGAGgtataaaaaagtaagaaaataaaattaagcgTAAGCAGTAACCCAAATGTGAtaagagggaaaaaaaaaaaaaaatatagaaataaaaaaaaattaaataaatatgtcaAATGCTAAATCTATACAGTTGTGTACAGAtactataaatttttaagtatCTCGTTTCGACAAATTTTTTTCCCATAAGAATGTACTTCCTTGTATACTTCGATGGCTCAGTGAGATTCTACTTTGAATACACCTGTGAatgagtatttttttttttttttctttttcacaTTTTGTTGTTTAGTACCCcttatattttgcttttatatgtacatgtaagcttttttttttttttttttttttttgactaAAAGATAaagcttttttaaaattttttaaaaattctacCGTAATATTGTATGGCTGTTTCATCATAaaataagggaaaaaagtaaaaataaaaataaatgaataagcataattaaatataattaaatataattaaatataattaaatataattaaacataattaaacataattaaacataattaaacataattaaacataattaaataaaataaattaaaaatataagcaacTTAAACAACAGCCTGTGCAAGGGAATAAAGGTAAATTACCGTACATGACGAACTACTGCGTAAAAACCTAGGTAGATATTATAGATTAAGCACCTGGCTTCATCCcaacataaaattataaaatggtATGAGGACGCCTATGCTACttccatacatacatacttacttatgtacatgtttatGTTCTATACTGATGTACCATTTGTATACGTCTCATTCctctcttttttgttttgatGTTTGTGCTACCCTCTTGCAATGTGTTTCTCGGTGATATAATTACAACTCGGGTAGAATAGAACGACGTGATGTAGCATATTTTTCGCTCTACATAATATTACATTGATAatagttttatataataccaCGTACTATTATACAGAGTCAATCGTTGCAACTTGTAGCTGTTTCGTTTTCTCTTCTACGTGAAAGAAACAGTAGATCAGAGTGTACATAAGCACTGCGTGTGTGAATTGCTCATAAGTACTGTGCATATGTGTTTCTCTAAAGTACATAACATGTTGCCACTACCACCCCTTTTGCCTTTTCTTAGTTACGAGAAAGCTTAATAGCTGATGGAATTTCAAAAGATGGGaaaaacatttttgtttataataattatgcaaTTTGGATTGCCAATTTTtcgcatttatatatttttattttttttaatattagaaATCTACTTCACCTATATATTAACGTAATATTCCTGGTAAGGAAAATAGGGCAAGAATCTAGAAAGACAGTTATATATCTCATGTCTTATAATCTCacataataatgtattatgtatacataaattacGTGTATAAAGGACAAAACACATACATGGGTACACGTTTGTTTCTTTATAGGTATTCTTTTGTGGTTTTCTCCTTACTTcgttctttttttgtatgaGTTGGTATGAtgagaaaaatagaaaaaaaaaaaaaaaaaaaggggagaAAGGGAACGTaaacatgtgcatatatagaTACACGCAttcatacacatatgtacattctTACTCACACGcccatttacatatatactgtTCGCTTCTATTCTTTTTGAGGATAGGTACAGTTGTTACAAGTTTGTTATAAAGATTTTTAATGAAGACTTGATAGGTAGCCGTTTCGaattgcaaaaaaattatgcacatatatatatatatatgtatatatatatacgtgcatgtgtatgtgtataactttcttttttttttttttttttttccccagATGAGGAGTTAAACCCATCTATACTGAACGAAATAATACCACAGTAATAAACCCgcaaatatgcatataagcatataaatacatacgcatatatacgtGCGCACGTTATTTACCATTTCGCTGTAGAAGTTTATTTTCATGTTGCAGAATATGCGTATGTGTAAACCTTaacttatttcattttttttaccctGTTTAAATTAACTACCCATTAGGACCTTTTTTTCGTTATGCAATTTTTTCCTCATAAgcgtaataaaaaaataaaaaaaaattagaacgAATGAGATGGTGGTCCAGAAATGATGCGTGAATGTACAgttgtgcatacatacaaacatacacgcacgcacatatatacatatatatatatatatatatatatatatatatatataaatattataattttatttattatttacttgtttttcaatttttcagcTTCTCTACGTTGGGCACTTATTAGTCTATCTGGGCATACAAGATGACGCAATATCGGTATATCACAGATAcacaaaaaagtaaaagaccttttttaaacttgctaataaattaacagaatattttttttttttttttttaacccaTTCCACTTTGTAGATACCCATAGAATCattgataatattttttattttttttttttcctacgTTTTGTACTTTctcctttttaaatatgaaaactGCACGGTAAGACgaggaaaggaaaaaagcgAATACATACTagtgtttacatatatgtatcgCATATATACCTATGTGCGCATATGTGTaagtgtgcatatatatatatatatatatatatatatatatatatatatatatacctaagTGTTCACACGTATATAagcttatatgtatactctACCCCCTTTAAAACTTAtgttgaaacaaaaaattttcccTCATAGAGCATGTTTATTCTGGGTATTGACGGGATTACTACCTTACTGTTTTATACTCTTaaggtataaaaaaaaaaggtcaaacgttaaatgaaaatattcgTTATATGTTACCTGATAGACTTACAGTTTTGATCGACTGATGTACTAGTCTCGTTATACTTTCCTCATTATAGTCATTACATTTTATCCAATGTTTCATTTGTAGgaaaattatctttttttcccgTCCTTGCTATGCGTAAatagctaaaaaaaaaaaaaaaaaaaaaaaaaaaaaaaaacccaCACAAAAATTGCATGACGAAATGTACAATaagatatacaaaaaatatacaagaaaatacacaaaaatcGAATAAGACAacgttataaaaaaaaaaaaaaaaaaaagaaatgtcGAAATTCATGTTGAAATGGGCTCACTTGTGTACTTTTTCCCCCTTAGTCAGCGTACTACTTAACCTACcatatacaaaaatttaagaaaaatgggTTTGTATACAAagataatgaagaaaattacatgaaaattcatatatgtgGATACACCTTAATATTCTCGgccttattttttaaggtaTATGTGCTTGAATATGTcaagggaaaaaagaagaaaagaaagaaaaaaaaaaaatttcaacaAATTATAGTAGCTTCAGTGTGCAAAaagtagtatatatatttatatttttatatatatatttatatttatatatatatatttatatatatatttatatatatatatatctttttctttttttttcagaattTTGATTTAATGAACAACCATTTATTTTGCTTCCTTTTGTTAATTTCGTTTGTAAGAAAACCAATACGGCGAAAAACATGAAAAGGGGGAAACAACAAACAGTGCAGAAGCTGCACGTGttaatgtgtacatatgtatacatttatatatatatatatatatatatatgtatatgtatatgtatatgtatataaatatacgtatacgcatacgtatatatgtaaatatgtttaatCTAATGAATGACCCTTCCATCAGGTTGTCCTCATGTATTCCGACGTGAATCTCCAAAAAATGGAAATCCTACACGAAtcagtaaaatttttttgatgaGGACTATCCTTTTTTCGACCATTTTGTTTGATTTTTCTTTATGCACGTGTGTAGAGACTACCATTTTGTGTTCTTTTAAAACTGTATTACATAATGAGATGCTTTTACTTTTTAGCATTTTGTTTCTCCTTTACGTTCAtggttaaaaaattattttgccATTTCGTCATCTTTTGAGTTTATACCTATGTGCATACAAGTACATAagtgtatatacgtatatatatatatatatatatatataaaaacgaGGGAATGTTCGAATGTGCGGTTACATACGTGTCTTCTCATTCTGCAAGTTACCTACAAaaacatctttttttttcttctttttttttcttttttttttttttttttttttttttttttctttctttcccCCCCGGCcccttttatttaaaaaaaaatattgtagaTTGAAAACAGAGTCATGCTTGCATATGTATACTCACTTCAGTTGAACAATTACATTCCAGGGAccataaattaaaaggatTGTTTTCTATTTTCCGATATATTTCCTCGTTTCACTTTTCATTTCATATTActtttcttttgctttttttaaaagaaaatttccctcctttttttattttttgttgtacttctcttatttttcattaactgTGCTCTCGTTTGCTATACTTTTCACGgctaaacttttttttttttttttttttttttttttttgaaaaagaaaaaaggtgTACAAAAGGTAATtcgaaagaaagaaaaaaaaaaaaaaaaaactatacaTGAAATTGGACATAAAATTGCACATAAAATTGCATAAAAAACTGAACAAAACattgaacaaaaaattgaacaaaCAATTGAACAAAACattgaacaaaaaattgaacaaaaaattgaacaaaaaattgaacaaaACATTGAACAAACAattgaacaaaaaattgaacaaaACATTGAACAAAACTGAGTTTCAAAATCATCTTACGATTGCCTAGAAGTTTTCTTAACTTCGCTGTCGCATATGCAGTCCCTTTTGCTAACAATTTCTACATTCCCCATTACATccaaaatttattacattttgttcgttttcatttaaaatttttacttctGTTAATTCATacgcatatgcatatatatatatatatatgtatatatatatataatgtattctTTACTTTACGTATGGCcccctctttttttttttatttcttaaaaaatggTCTTGGAAGCAGTGTAGTTAATTATGACATAAGAATGCTCATAAGTTTGATAAGCACATTTTTTgctctaattttttatgtatgtttcAAGTGTAGCCAATTCgattttttatccttttgaACAAATTCGTCAAGTGCATTTTTAGTAAAATGTAACATTCAGCATACTCATTATAATTGTGTACTCTTGTTTCTTGTTTCTTGTTTCTTGTTtcttgtttcttttttttt
This window harbors:
- a CDS encoding hypothetical protein (conserved Plasmodium membrane protein), whose amino-acid sequence is MLRESLIADGISKDGKNIFVYNNYAIWIANFSHLYIFIFFNIRNLLHLYINVIFLVFFCGFLLTSFFFCMSWYSCYKFVIKIFNEDLIDEELNPSILNEIIPQTFFSLCNFFLISLLYVGHLLVYLGIQDDAISIPIESLIIFFIFFFSYVLYFLLFKYENCTSMFILGIDGITTLLFYTLKSAYYLTYHIQKFKKNGFVYKDNEENYMKIHICGYTLIFSALFFKNFDLMNNHLFCFLLLISFVVLMYSDVNLQKMEILHESIENRVMLAYVYSLQLNNYIPGTIN